A portion of the Limnothrix sp. FACHB-406 genome contains these proteins:
- the purB gene encoding adenylosuccinate lyase: MIDRYTLPEMGNLWTDAYKLQTWLQVEIAVCEAQAELGYIPAEAVEEIKAKANFDPQRVLEIEAEVHHDMIAFLTNVNEYVGDAGRYIHLGLTSSDVLDTALALQLVASIDTLLKRVESLIQALRYQAQEHRNTICIGRSHGIHAEPMTFGFKLAGWLAEMLRNRDRLVQLRDRVAVGKISGAVGTYANIDPRVESLACKLLSLEPDTASTQVISRDRHAEYVQTFALVAASLERFAVEIRNLQRTDVLEVEEFFAKGQKGSSAMPHKRNPVRSERITGMARVIRGHAVAALENVALWHERDISHSSVERTILPDSSILLHFMVVEMTNLVKNLLVYPENMKRNMNCYGGVVFSQKVLLALVKKGLTREDAYAAVQGCAHQAWNNESGDFYKLICQDATVKSLLSQEEIDECFDPQQHLRNLDVIYQRLGI; this comes from the coding sequence ATGATCGACCGCTACACGCTGCCTGAGATGGGCAATCTCTGGACGGACGCATATAAGCTGCAAACCTGGCTGCAAGTGGAAATTGCGGTTTGCGAAGCCCAAGCAGAACTGGGATATATCCCTGCCGAAGCCGTCGAAGAGATCAAAGCGAAAGCTAACTTTGACCCCCAGCGCGTTCTGGAAATTGAAGCGGAAGTGCATCATGACATGATCGCCTTCCTGACCAATGTGAATGAGTACGTGGGCGACGCGGGTCGCTACATTCACCTGGGCTTAACCAGTTCCGATGTGTTGGACACGGCGTTGGCCCTGCAATTGGTGGCCAGCATCGATACGCTGCTCAAGCGGGTGGAATCGCTGATCCAAGCCCTGCGCTACCAAGCCCAGGAACACCGCAACACGATTTGCATTGGCCGCAGCCACGGCATCCACGCGGAGCCGATGACCTTTGGTTTCAAGCTAGCGGGCTGGCTGGCGGAAATGTTGCGCAACCGCGATCGGCTTGTGCAATTGCGCGATCGGGTGGCTGTGGGCAAAATTTCCGGCGCAGTGGGAACCTATGCCAACATCGATCCGCGCGTGGAATCCTTGGCCTGTAAGCTGCTGAGCCTGGAACCGGACACGGCTTCCACTCAGGTGATTTCGCGCGATCGCCATGCGGAATACGTGCAGACCTTCGCGCTGGTGGCGGCTTCCTTGGAGCGATTCGCCGTGGAAATCCGCAACCTGCAACGCACCGACGTGCTGGAAGTAGAGGAATTTTTCGCCAAGGGTCAAAAAGGCTCCTCGGCCATGCCCCACAAGCGCAACCCGGTGCGATCGGAACGGATTACCGGGATGGCACGGGTGATTCGCGGCCACGCCGTGGCGGCCCTGGAAAACGTGGCCCTCTGGCATGAGCGGGACATTTCCCACAGTTCCGTGGAGCGGACAATTCTGCCCGACTCGTCAATTCTGCTGCACTTTATGGTGGTGGAAATGACCAACTTGGTGAAGAACCTGTTGGTTTATCCCGAAAACATGAAGCGCAACATGAACTGCTATGGCGGTGTGGTGTTCAGCCAAAAGGTGCTGTTGGCCTTGGTGAAAAAAGGCTTGACCCGTGAGGATGCCTACGCGGCCGTGCAAGGCTGTGCGCACCAAGCTTGGAACAATGAAAGTGGCGATTTCTATAAGCTCATTTGCCAAGATGCCACGGTGAAATCCCTCCTGTCCCAAGAGGAAATTGATGAGTGCTTTGATCCGCAACAGCACTTGCGCAACTTGGATGTGATTTATCAACGTTTGGGCATCTAA
- a CDS encoding divergent PAP2 family protein — MDDFSHILDNRILLVSLGSCILAQAIKLVVELARQRKFDVRTLVTTGGMPSAHSALVAALATGIGQTVGWSSIEFAMATIFAIIVMYDAAGVRRAAGKQAAVLNQIIDEFFEGDHQLSEERLKELLGHTPFQVIVGCGLGIACSLLLVPSIAIGS, encoded by the coding sequence ATGGACGACTTTAGTCACATTCTCGATAACCGCATTCTCCTGGTTTCCTTGGGGTCTTGCATCCTGGCCCAGGCCATCAAGCTGGTGGTGGAACTTGCTCGCCAGCGTAAGTTTGACGTGCGCACCCTGGTGACCACGGGTGGAATGCCCAGCGCCCACTCCGCCCTCGTGGCCGCCCTGGCCACGGGCATCGGCCAAACCGTCGGCTGGAGCAGCATTGAATTCGCCATGGCCACTATCTTCGCGATCATCGTCATGTACGATGCCGCCGGGGTGCGCCGGGCCGCGGGCAAACAGGCCGCGGTCTTGAACCAAATCATTGATGAGTTTTTTGAAGGCGACCACCAACTCAGCGAAGAACGCCTGAAGGAACTGCTGGGCCACACACCGTTTCAGGTGATTGTGGGTTGTGGCCTCGGGATTGCCTGTTCCCTGCTGCTGGTTCCGAGTATCGCGATCGGGAGCTAA